The Carassius gibelio isolate Cgi1373 ecotype wild population from Czech Republic chromosome B12, carGib1.2-hapl.c, whole genome shotgun sequence genome has a segment encoding these proteins:
- the kdelr2b gene encoding ER lumen protein-retaining receptor 2b, with the protein MNVFRLTGDLSHLAAIIILLLKIWKSRSCAGISGKSQILFALVFTTRYLDLLTSFISLYNSSMKVIYIACAYATVYLIYVKFKATYDGNHDTFRAEFLVVPVGGLAFLVNHDFSPLEIMWTFSIYLESVSILPQLFMISKTGEAETITTHYLFFLGLYRALYLINWIWRFYFEGFFDMIAIVAGIVQTILYCDFFYLYVTKVLKGKKLSLPA; encoded by the exons ATGAACGTGTTCAGACTGACAGGGGACCTCTCCCATTTAGCAGCCATcatcatcctcctgctgaagatATGGAAAAGCAGGTCGTGTGCAG GAATATCTGGGAAGAGTCAGATTCTGTTTGCCTTGGTGTTTACCACTCGCTATCTGGACCTTCTCACGTCCTTCATTTCTTTGTACAACTCCAGCATGAAG GTCATCTATATCGCTTGTGCCTATGCCACGGTGTACCTGATATACGTGAAGTTCAAGGCTACGTATGATGGCAACCACGACACGTTCAGAGCGGAGTTCCTGGTTGTTCCAGTCGGTGGCCTGGCTTTCCTCGTCAACCACGACTTCTCTCCTTTGGAG ATCATGTGGACGTTCTCCATCTACCTGGAGTCCGTGTCCATCCTCCCACAGCTGTTCATGATCAGTAAGACGGGAGAAGCAGAGACCATCACCACGCACTACCTGTTCTTCCTCGGCCTCTATCGCGCCCTGTATCTCATCAACTGGATCTGGCGCTTCTACTTCGAAGGCTTCTTCGACATGATCGCCATCGTGGCAGGCATCGTTCAGACAATCCTGTACTGTGATTTCTTTTATCTCTACGTAACAAAAG TGTTGAAGGGAAAGAAGCTGAGTCTGCCAGCTTAA